In Colwellia sp. PAMC 20917, a single genomic region encodes these proteins:
- a CDS encoding ABC transporter permease, with protein sequence MIQFKALLIKELREAFRDKRALMVALSMGLFAPIMIMVISKTMIKEIVDNPPIYVQFTGAEFAPKLIEKFAVNNILQFADVPEEEKYAWQERNIEVDIPKDFAEKMLAGQAIDVVLRADFGKKASSAPIRRVKEVVREYSLAIGYKRLLVRGVDINLLQPIVLQEQDTALPTSNAVMVSMFLGIYLLMGAFVSGLSIAIDSSAGERERNVLEMLLCQPVSTLKIVLAKMTCASSISVLSIVIMLVLTTVSVGFIDLTKIGATFSLNAFSIAALLLLLIPLCFFATALQLFFSFQAKSFKEAQSTVSMLIMLPAMVPFAIMMIDDKPEWVNWLPISGQSMLMEDVFKGLPVDWTVLASTTAITVGMTVALVLALAQKLKSEKVVMSLS encoded by the coding sequence ATGATCCAGTTTAAAGCATTATTAATTAAAGAATTAAGAGAAGCCTTTCGTGATAAACGTGCCTTGATGGTCGCGTTAAGTATGGGCTTATTCGCGCCAATAATGATTATGGTAATATCGAAAACCATGATCAAAGAAATCGTGGATAACCCGCCTATTTATGTGCAATTTACCGGCGCTGAATTTGCACCAAAATTGATTGAGAAGTTTGCCGTCAATAATATTTTACAATTTGCCGATGTACCTGAAGAAGAAAAGTACGCATGGCAAGAACGTAATATTGAAGTAGATATACCAAAAGATTTTGCTGAAAAAATGTTAGCGGGTCAGGCTATAGATGTTGTTTTACGTGCAGATTTTGGTAAAAAAGCCTCTAGTGCACCGATCCGAAGAGTCAAAGAAGTGGTACGAGAATACTCACTTGCTATCGGTTATAAGCGTTTACTGGTCAGGGGAGTTGATATTAATTTATTACAACCTATTGTTCTGCAAGAACAAGATACAGCACTTCCAACCAGCAATGCAGTGATGGTCTCGATGTTTTTAGGTATCTATTTATTGATGGGCGCTTTTGTTTCAGGGCTATCAATTGCCATTGACTCGAGTGCGGGTGAGCGAGAACGTAATGTTTTAGAGATGTTACTATGTCAGCCGGTCAGTACCCTTAAAATAGTGTTGGCAAAAATGACTTGTGCCAGTTCTATTTCAGTATTGTCTATTGTTATCATGTTGGTATTGACCACCGTTTCTGTTGGCTTTATTGATCTCACTAAAATAGGGGCAACCTTTAGTTTAAATGCCTTTAGTATTGCGGCCTTATTACTACTACTTATTCCACTATGTTTTTTTGCAACGGCTTTACAATTATTCTTTTCGTTTCAAGCGAAAAGTTTTAAAGAAGCGCAGTCAACCGTCTCTATGCTAATTATGCTTCCTGCTATGGTACCGTTTGCCATTATGATGATTGATGATAAGCCTGAATGGGTGAATTGGTTACCTATTTCAGGACAATCAATGTTGATGGAAGATGTTTTTAAGGGCTTACCTGTCGATTGGACTGTGCTTGCAAGTACCACCGCAATTACGGTGGGGATGACCGTGGCATTAGTGCTGGCACTCGCACAAAAATTAAAATCAGAAAAAGTGGTGATGTCATTAAGTTAA
- a CDS encoding ABC transporter ATP-binding protein produces the protein MIEVNNLHKSFIDKKNTVKALDGLSFTAKNGEITGILGPNGAGKTTCLRTLYGLLKADEGSVLVDGINVLEDPLAVRQRLGIFPDKFGLYERLTAYEQVDYFASLHGMQGAKKKAAIAQIFKDLEMEELAHRKTVGFSQGQRMKVTLAQALVHQPKNFVLDEPTRGLDVMSTRVLRNHLAKFKEKGHCILFSSHVMQEVAALCDRVIIVSNGKLAAQGTPQELCDLAGERLLEDAFVKLIGSDEGVAA, from the coding sequence ATGATTGAAGTTAACAATTTACATAAAAGCTTTATCGATAAAAAAAATACGGTAAAAGCCCTAGATGGTTTGTCGTTTACTGCGAAAAATGGCGAGATCACCGGTATTTTAGGTCCAAATGGTGCGGGTAAAACGACGTGTTTACGTACTCTCTATGGTTTGCTAAAAGCTGATGAAGGTTCGGTATTAGTCGATGGTATTAATGTTTTAGAAGACCCTTTAGCTGTTAGGCAACGATTAGGAATCTTCCCGGACAAATTTGGTTTGTACGAACGTTTAACTGCCTATGAACAAGTGGACTACTTCGCCAGTCTTCATGGTATGCAAGGAGCGAAGAAAAAAGCGGCAATAGCGCAAATATTTAAAGATTTAGAAATGGAAGAATTGGCGCATCGTAAAACGGTTGGCTTCTCGCAAGGGCAACGGATGAAAGTCACTTTAGCTCAGGCTTTAGTGCATCAGCCGAAAAACTTTGTTCTTGATGAACCGACTCGCGGACTCGATGTAATGAGCACACGAGTTTTGCGCAATCACTTAGCCAAATTTAAAGAGAAAGGTCATTGTATTTTATTTTCATCACATGTCATGCAAGAAGTTGCGGCTTTATGTGATCGGGTAATTATTGTTTCTAATGGCAAATTAGCCGCACAAGGCACGCCACAAGAGTTATGTGATTTAGCGGGTGAAAGATTATTAGAAGATGCCTTTGTTAAATTAATTGGCTCAGATGAAGGAGTTGCCGCATGA
- a CDS encoding RNA polymerase sigma factor, translating to MNNSIELTLQQQDRFQTAYQHILSYSLKRTANYQQTFTQWMTEYEKLLRHIITGFEAKPSIQDELFQEIALNLWRALPSFRNDCTVKTFVARIAHNVLATHVAKAVKSVKVEQSIDDICQETEQDKIQPTPHQSLEKQRRQQRLAQSIRQLKLEQQQVITLALEGMSYQEIADILVISVNLVGVRLQRAKIALSKLMEAV from the coding sequence ATGAATAACTCGATAGAATTAACATTACAGCAACAAGACCGCTTTCAAACGGCGTATCAACATATATTGAGTTATTCTTTGAAACGTACTGCAAATTATCAGCAAACATTCACCCAATGGATGACAGAGTATGAAAAATTACTCCGTCATATCATTACCGGATTTGAAGCAAAACCGTCAATTCAAGATGAGCTTTTTCAAGAAATAGCCCTCAATCTTTGGCGGGCACTACCTAGCTTTAGAAATGACTGTACGGTAAAAACTTTTGTCGCTCGTATTGCTCATAATGTTTTAGCGACGCATGTTGCCAAAGCAGTAAAAAGTGTCAAGGTAGAGCAAAGTATTGATGATATTTGCCAAGAGACAGAGCAAGATAAAATTCAACCTACACCCCATCAGAGCTTAGAAAAACAACGTAGACAACAACGTTTAGCTCAATCTATTAGGCAACTTAAACTTGAACAACAGCAAGTGATCACCTTAGCGCTCGAAGGCATGAGTTATCAAGAAATTGCCGATATTTTAGTGATATCCGTTAATCTTGTTGGTGTGCGTTTACAACGCGCAAAAATCGCTTTGAGTAAGTTAATGGAGGCGGTATGA